TAGAAAAAGAAGTATCATTAATAGCTAAAAGTTTCGGTATATATTTAGAATTTAATAGAGATAAAATGAAATTAACCAACGTTAAAGATTGGATCTACATGATTAGAGTTCCAATTCCTGGAGGTGGGCCAATAAGACCGAATCAATGGAGAATATTAGACGACATTTCTAATAAGTACACAATCTCAGATGCTTATACTGGTTATCCTTTGCCCTCTCTAAAACTGACTACTAGGCAGGCAGTTCAATTTCATCATGTAAAGAAGAAGGATCTAGTTAACGTTATTAGGGAAATAGCTCAATCTGGTTTTTTGACTCTTAATGGGTGTGGAGATAACGTAAGGAACACGATAGCGTGCCCACTCTCTAAGTACTACATATTCGATTCCAACAGCTTAGCGATAAAAATAGCTAATTACTTTAGGTTGCCCACAGAACTTTTCATTCAAGTTTTTGAAATTCCAGTAACTGAAAATATACCAAGTGAGAAGTCTTTTGAATATGCTGATAATTTGCTACCTAGGAAGTTTAAAATAGGAATAGCAGGTGTAGTAAGAACTACTGATGGGAAGTATGTTATTGATAATTGTGTTGAGATACGCGCAAATGATATAGGTGTAGTTCCAATAATAGAGGAAGACAAGGTAGTAGGCTACCAAATATACGTTGGTGGATCAATGGGTGAGAATAATTCCTACCCTACGTTTTCAGCCTTTGGACTCCCGCTTGGAACTGTGGGCAGTGAAGATGAGTTAATTAAGGTATTAGATTCTCTAGTTAAAATACAACAAGAATGGGGAGATAGGAGAAATAGACATTGGGCTAGATTTAAATACGTAGTTTATAAGATGGGGTTGAATTGGCTTAGGGAAAGAGTAAAAGAATACTCTGGGATCTCATTGGGGAAAGTAAGGGAAGTTGATCTAGGATGGAGAGATCTACACTTAGGATGGATAGAATTAGGTAGTAAATGGGCTTATGGAATTTTTGTTGAAAACGGGAGATTAATTGATGGTAAGAACGGTAAGATAAAGAGCATGATAAGGTACATAGTCGACAACTTCGATAATGTGAGGCTATATATAACTCCAAATCAACATTTACTGATCACTGAAATAGAAGAAGAACAAAAGGAGCAAATAGAGAAGATATTAAGGGAGTTTAACTATGGAGTCAGGGATGGTAAACCGTACACTAGGTTAAGAGTTAATTCCACAGCGTGTGTAGGTTTTCCAACATGTAAGTTGTCATTTACGGATTCTGAAAGATTTCTACCGAAATTAATTGATGAACTTGAAAGAAGGGGATGGAGTGATATTCCAGTATCAATAGGTATCTCTGGATGCGTTGCACAGTGCTCGAGGCCAGCTACTCATCCAATAAGTTGGGTGGGTAGTGGATATGAACTTTACATGTTAAAGATTGGTGGAGGTAAGGATTCTCTAGGAGAGCCATTGATAGATTGGGAAGAGAACGTCATTTATCTCTATCAAGTACCCGCAAACAGATTAGTAGATGTGACTGAAGCGTTATTTGAGTTGTATGAGAAAAATAAGAATTTGGGCGAAAGTGCAGAATATGTATTTAGGAAACTTGGAAATAAGAAAATAATTGAGTGGTTAAAGAGTAACGAGAAAACCAAAGATCTAATGAAGCCACATAAGTTCGATAAGAAAATAGAGGGATATAGGGAATATCATGAATTGTTAAGTAAACGATTAGAGGAGGTGGCTTAGTATAGGTAAAGTGGTATTAGTAGGAGCTGGTCCGGGTGATCCAGAGCTAATAACGTTAAAGGGGATCAAATATTTGCAAGGTGCTGATGTTATAATATATGATAAGCTAGTACCTAGGGAGTTAATTAATTACGCTAAACCATCATGCATTGTGAGATATCTCATAAGTGATGATATGGAGATTGATCTACTAAGGAAATACGCGTCAGAATATAAACTGGTAGTTAGGCTAAAAAACGGAGATCCTTATGTTTTTGGTCGAGGAGGCAACATTTGTTACGAGTTATCTAAGGATGGCATAGAATGTGAAATAGTACCGGGCGTTTCGTCTGTTAACTCAGTTCCAGCTTACTCTGGTATACCGCTAACCTTCAGCGGAATTTCGGATATGATAACAGTTGTAAGTGGAGTTACACAAGGAGGAAAACTCTTTGATTTTCAAAAAATTCCAGATTATGGGACGTTAGTAGTTTTAATGGGCAGTAAAAGAATGGAAGAGATAAGCAAAGGATTGATGATTAGGAGAGACCCCTCAGAGGAAGTTGCAATAATAGAGAGGGGTACATATCCAGATCAAAAGGTTCACATAACTAGCTTAAAGGAATTACACAAATTTAATCTGACTTCCCCTTCAATGCTAGTCGTAGGAAAGGTGGTTAGGTTAAGAGAGTTATTATGGAAATTATCCTAAAAAATAGGTATAGAAAACATCCTATTCTTATTTTTAAACTTTTCGTTTAGTGCCAATTTTGCACAATTCAATAGATATATAAATCTCGTTAAAGAAGAAATATATTAGGGGTTGTAAAAATGAGCCAACAACAACAAGTTGTGGTAGATAATAAGTGGTTAATAAACCACTTAAAGGATCCGAACATAAGGATTGTTGAAGTAGATTACGATCCAAACACCGCGTACAATGTGTGGCATATTCCGGGAGCAGTCTTAATAAGATGGAGGGAAGATCTAAGGCATCCTGTACTGAGAGATTTCATAGAGCCTAATCAGTTCGAAAAGTTAATGGAGAATAAGGGGATAAATAATAATACGATAGTGGTATTATATGGGGATTAC
The nucleotide sequence above comes from Sulfolobus tengchongensis. Encoded proteins:
- a CDS encoding nitrite/sulfite reductase, with protein sequence MWSPLQKRGEVGIPIEPIFRTDPKDYSEEEKAKLKVKGLKEDSIGIYTSFRDLSHDDLEKEVSLIAKSFGIYLEFNRDKMKLTNVKDWIYMIRVPIPGGGPIRPNQWRILDDISNKYTISDAYTGYPLPSLKLTTRQAVQFHHVKKKDLVNVIREIAQSGFLTLNGCGDNVRNTIACPLSKYYIFDSNSLAIKIANYFRLPTELFIQVFEIPVTENIPSEKSFEYADNLLPRKFKIGIAGVVRTTDGKYVIDNCVEIRANDIGVVPIIEEDKVVGYQIYVGGSMGENNSYPTFSAFGLPLGTVGSEDELIKVLDSLVKIQQEWGDRRNRHWARFKYVVYKMGLNWLRERVKEYSGISLGKVREVDLGWRDLHLGWIELGSKWAYGIFVENGRLIDGKNGKIKSMIRYIVDNFDNVRLYITPNQHLLITEIEEEQKEQIEKILREFNYGVRDGKPYTRLRVNSTACVGFPTCKLSFTDSERFLPKLIDELERRGWSDIPVSIGISGCVAQCSRPATHPISWVGSGYELYMLKIGGGKDSLGEPLIDWEENVIYLYQVPANRLVDVTEALFELYEKNKNLGESAEYVFRKLGNKKIIEWLKSNEKTKDLMKPHKFDKKIEGYREYHELLSKRLEEVA
- the cobA gene encoding uroporphyrinogen-III C-methyltransferase: MGKVVLVGAGPGDPELITLKGIKYLQGADVIIYDKLVPRELINYAKPSCIVRYLISDDMEIDLLRKYASEYKLVVRLKNGDPYVFGRGGNICYELSKDGIECEIVPGVSSVNSVPAYSGIPLTFSGISDMITVVSGVTQGGKLFDFQKIPDYGTLVVLMGSKRMEEISKGLMIRRDPSEEVAIIERGTYPDQKVHITSLKELHKFNLTSPSMLVVGKVVRLRELLWKLS